From the Pirellulales bacterium genome, one window contains:
- the glgX gene encoding glycogen debranching protein GlgX codes for MAILTTSTHADLRFAYHLPYGAMVVDSGVRFVVFSRSATAMRLLLYDRVGDREPREIIDFDGQHDRWGSNWCLFVPGIGPGQLYHLQADGPWDPARGQRFDGRARLIDPYTKALAGEFQQSEDGIVRPPKCVVVDDHFEWNGDRHLKRNLSDTVIYELHVRGFTRSARDVEHPGTYLGVIEKIPYLKALGVTAVELMPVHEFPTNEFFGGPTQRTNYWGYDPMAFFAPHRGYAASHEPAAQVNEFKQMVRALHEAGIEVILDVVFNHTAEGNERGPTLSFKGLENRVYYMLENGGSGYRNYSGCGNTVNGNHPVVRELIFHCLRHWVLNYHVDGFRFDLASILSRSRNGDLLPNTPIIEVIAEDSFLADTKIIAEAWDAAGAYQVGSFANVRWAEWNGHFRDDVRRYWRGDGHTLGVLATRLAGSSDLYQPSGRRPYHSINFITSHDGFPLNDLVSYAHKHNDANGEGNRDGDNNNYSCNYGVEGPSNRVEIEKIRARQVKNMLSTLLFSLGVPMVLAGDECRRTQQGNNNAYCQDNEISWFDWSLVNEHVDLVRFAQALIAFRNSQPTVRRTRFLSGETPAPGGLPDVSWYGPSGGTVDWSSHSLTCILGAIPATEIGPNNQVPRHVMLCFHSGLEPLPFVVPLAVRDVPWRLLVDTAAPSPRDIFPACDGPAPPASGIFVLEPRSFRAYVSPPILALEPKG; via the coding sequence ATGGCCATCCTGACCACTTCGACACACGCAGATTTACGCTTCGCCTACCACCTGCCCTATGGGGCGATGGTGGTTGATTCCGGGGTCCGGTTCGTCGTCTTCAGCCGCTCGGCCACGGCGATGCGACTGCTGCTGTACGATCGCGTCGGCGATCGCGAGCCGCGTGAAATCATCGACTTTGACGGTCAGCACGATCGCTGGGGCAGCAACTGGTGCTTGTTCGTCCCGGGGATCGGTCCCGGCCAGCTCTACCACCTGCAGGCCGACGGCCCTTGGGACCCGGCGCGCGGCCAGCGGTTCGACGGCCGGGCTCGGCTGATCGACCCGTATACCAAGGCCCTGGCCGGCGAATTCCAGCAATCGGAAGACGGCATCGTGCGGCCGCCCAAGTGCGTGGTGGTCGACGATCACTTCGAATGGAACGGCGACCGGCACCTCAAGCGCAACCTGTCCGACACGGTGATCTACGAGCTGCACGTGCGCGGCTTCACCCGTTCGGCCCGCGACGTCGAGCATCCGGGCACCTATTTGGGGGTCATCGAGAAGATTCCCTATCTCAAGGCGCTCGGAGTGACGGCCGTCGAGTTGATGCCGGTCCACGAGTTCCCGACCAACGAATTTTTTGGCGGCCCGACCCAGCGGACCAACTATTGGGGCTACGACCCGATGGCGTTCTTCGCGCCGCACCGCGGCTACGCGGCGAGCCACGAGCCGGCGGCGCAGGTCAACGAGTTCAAGCAGATGGTCCGCGCCCTGCACGAGGCGGGCATCGAGGTGATCCTCGACGTGGTGTTCAACCACACGGCCGAAGGCAACGAGCGCGGTCCGACGCTGTCGTTCAAGGGGCTCGAGAACCGCGTCTACTACATGCTCGAAAACGGCGGCAGCGGCTACCGCAACTATTCGGGCTGCGGTAACACGGTCAACGGCAATCATCCGGTCGTCCGCGAGCTGATCTTCCATTGCCTGCGCCACTGGGTGTTGAACTATCACGTCGACGGATTCCGCTTCGACCTGGCGTCGATTCTCAGCCGCAGCCGCAACGGCGATCTGCTGCCCAACACGCCGATCATCGAAGTGATCGCCGAAGATTCGTTCCTGGCCGACACGAAAATCATCGCCGAGGCCTGGGACGCGGCCGGCGCCTATCAAGTCGGCAGCTTTGCGAACGTCCGCTGGGCGGAATGGAACGGCCATTTCCGCGACGACGTGCGACGCTATTGGCGCGGCGACGGGCACACGCTCGGCGTGCTCGCGACGCGTCTGGCCGGCTCGAGCGATCTTTACCAGCCCAGCGGCCGTCGGCCCTATCACAGCATCAATTTCATCACCTCGCACGACGGCTTTCCGCTGAACGACCTGGTCTCGTATGCCCACAAGCACAACGACGCCAACGGCGAGGGAAATCGCGACGGCGACAACAACAACTATTCCTGCAATTACGGCGTCGAAGGTCCCAGCAACCGTGTCGAGATCGAGAAAATCCGCGCACGGCAGGTCAAGAACATGCTCAGCACGCTGCTGTTCAGCCTGGGCGTGCCGATGGTGCTGGCCGGGGACGAGTGCCGCCGTACACAACAAGGCAACAACAACGCCTACTGCCAGGACAACGAGATCTCCTGGTTCGACTGGTCGTTGGTCAACGAACATGTCGACCTGGTGCGCTTCGCGCAGGCGCTGATCGCCTTCCGCAATTCGCAGCCCACGGTCCGCCGCACGCGCTTCTTGAGCGGCGAGACCCCTGCCCCCGGCGGCTTACCCGACGTGAGCTGGTATGGCCCCTCGGGTGGGACCGTCGATTGGAGCAGCCACAGCTTGACGTGCATCCTGGGAGCGATTCCGGCCACGGAAATCGGACCCAATAACCAGGTCCCCCGGCACGTCATGCTCTGCTTCCACAGCGGCCTGGAGCCGCTGCCGTTTGTCGTCCCGTTGGCAGTGCGGGACGTGCCCTGGCGACTGCTGGTCGATACGGCCGCTCCCTCGCCGCGAGATATCTTCCCGGCGTGCGACGGCCCCGCGCCGCCGGCCTCGGGCATCTTCGTGCTCGAGCCGCGCAGCTTCCGGGCCTACGTCTCTCCGCCGATCCTGGCTCTCGAGCCCAAGGGCTGA